In Thermogemmatispora onikobensis, the sequence CTACGGCTTCTCGCGCTGGCATCAGCTCTTTACTCCGCGCCAGTTGCTGGCCCTGGGGACCTTCGTACGCGAGACGCGCGCCGCACGCGAGGAGCTACGCGCCCTGGGCTACCCACCGCACTGGGTGGAGGCCATCAGCGCCTATCTGGCGCTGGCGATTGATAAGCTGGCTGATTATGGGGCGGCACTCTGTACGTGGCATGTGAGCGGGGAGAAGATGAGCCACGTCTTTGTGCGCTTCTCTCTGCCAATCAGTTGGGACTACGCAGAGCTTAATCCGATCTCCAATTCTACAGGTAACTATCGGGCCTGCCTTACATGGGTCAGTGACGTCTTAGAGCATCTCTTGCGCGCAGCAACAGGCTCCCCGCAGCCACGTGTCTTGTGCCAGTCAGCTCTCACCGTCTCAGTCGAGCCAGTTGACCTGATTTTAACAGATCCTCCCTACTACGACGCCATCCCCTACTCCGACCTGATGGACTTCTTCTACGTCTGGCTGCGGCGCAGCCTGCACGGCCTCAGCCCCGAGATCGACGCCGTCTTTGCCGCGCCGCTAGCCCCTAAGTGGGATCATGAGCGCAACGACGGCGAGCTGATCGACGACGCCAGCCGCTTCGGCGGCGACCGTCAGCACTCGCGGGCCGCCTACGAAGATGGCATGTACCGCGCCTTCCAGGCCTGCTACCGCGCCCTACGCCCCGATGGGCGCCTGGTCATCGTCTTCGCCCACAAGCAGCCTGACGCCTGGGAGACCCTGGTCGCGGCCCTCATCCGCGCCGGTTTCGTCGTCGAGGCCAGCTGGCCCATTCAGACCGAGATGAGCAACCGCACACGCGCCCTCTCCTCCGCCGCTCTGGCCTCCTCCATCTGGCTGGTCTGCCGGCGGCGGCCCGAGAGCACGCGCCCCGGCTGGGACAAGACCGTCCTTGCCGAGATGCGCCAGAACATCACTGAGCGCCTGCGCCACTTCTGGGACGTCGGCATTCGCGGCCCCGACTTCATCTGGTCGGCCACCGGCGCGGCCCTCGAAATCTACAGCCGCTACCCGGTTGTCAAAAAAGCCGACCAGCCGGGCCAGCTCATGAACATCAGCGAATTCCTGCGCCACGTCCGGCGCATCGTCGTCGACTTCATGGTTGGGCGCGTCCTCAGCCAGAGCGGGGACAGCATCAGCGAGCTGGACGACCTCACCGCCTACTACCTGTTGCACCGCTATAGCTTCGGCTTCGAGCCGGTACCCAGCGGCGTCTGCATCCTCTACGCCATGTCCTGCGGCCTCAGCGATCGCGACCTCGTGCAGCGCTACGACCTGCTCAGCCGCGGCACCCCAGCCAGCGCCAGCAACGGCAGCACCCCCGACGAGGACGACGAGGAGGAGGACGAGGGCGCCGAGGAGGTCAACGGGAGATCAGGTGAGAGCAGCGGCAGCAACCTGCGCCTCAAAAGTTGGCAGCAGCGTCGTCAGCCGCACCTCGGCCAGAGCGTCAACGGCAAAGACGACGAGCCACCCCCGCTCATCGACCAGGTCCATCATCTCATGCACCTGTGGAAGGCCGGCGACGTCCGCCCCGTCAACGACTACCTCGACCACCAGATGCTCGACCACAAGCCGCTCTTCCGTGCCCTGCTGCAGGCCCTCATCGAGCTGGCCGCCGAGAGCAGCGATGAGCGCTCCCTGCTGGAGAGCATCAGCAACTATCTCGACCAGCGCAAAGGCTTGCCGAACCAGAGCCTGCCATTCAGCCAGGTCCAGGCAAGGCCCTCTGTTCCATCCCGCAGCAGGCCAGAATAGGGCAGCCGCACTTTCCTGACCTGCCGCCCGACCTGCTCCTGCTCCGATCGCCGCAGTGGGCCAGGCCGGAGCGGGCAGGCTGGCCTCAGTCAGCCCCAGGAGAAAGTACCCTGATTGGAGGAGATGTACGAGCAAGACAGGCAAAGAAGAGGGAGAGAGGAATCTATGAGCACCAGTACACACCGGTGGCATCCCTGGCATGGGATCGTGCGCCTGCGCGACGAACTGCTGAGTGGCGACCTCAGCCTGGCCAGCTTTGCCGCCGACCTCTATGACGTCGTCATGCAGCGAGGCAACTCGCTCTACCGCGAGCCGGACGAATTCTTCTCCTTCACCTATCCCACGGCCAACATGCGCCGTCTGGCGCGGGAAGTCATGCAGCGCCTGGCCGGGCGCAGCGATCGTGCTGTCTACCAGCTCGAGCTATACTACGGCGGCGGCAAGACCCACACCCTCATCACCCTCTATCACCTGGCTCGTCGGCCCGAGAGGCTTCCCAAGCTGCCCGCCGTCGAAGAATTTCTGGCAGCCATCGGTCTGAGCGCCCTGCCGCGGGCGCGCATCGCCGTGCTGGCCTTCGACAAGCTTGACCCAGAGAAGGGCCTGGAGATCCCGGGACCTGGTGGCGAGCGACGTCGATTGCGCCATCCCTGGAGCATCCTCGCCTACCAGCTCGCCGGCAGCGAAGGGCTGCGCCTGATCCACGGCGAGGACCAGGACGCGGAGCGCGAGACGCCGCCGGCGGAGGAGCTGCTTGCCAACCTCCTTTCGCTGCCGGCCCGCCAGGGAGATGCCACCCTGGTTCTCATGGACGAGGTCCTCATCTATGTCCGAGAGAAGGTCGGCCTTGATCCTGTCTGGCGCTGGCGCATGAGCGACTTTTTCCAATATTTGACGCAGGCCGCCAACAAGGTGCCCACCTGCGCCGTCGTCGTCTCGCTGCTGGCCAGCGACCCGCGCAAGCGCGACGAGCTAGGGCGCGAGCTGAGCAACGAGCTACAAGAAATCCTCGGACGCCAGCGCGAGCCGGTTTTCCAGCCGGTCGAAAAAGAGGACCTTGCCGAGGTGCTGCGCCGGCGCTTCTTCACTCCCGACTCCATCCGCAACCGCGACCTTTTCCGTCCCCAGGCCATCTTTGCCGTCAACGGCATCGCCTCCCTTGTCGAAGAGGTTGCCAGGCATCGTCACGAACTTGAGGAGCGCATTGTCAACAGCTATCCCTTTCATCCC encodes:
- a CDS encoding DUF1156 domain-containing protein, whose protein sequence is MHEERRLIEVDFPLKQTSLDAVHEKNVRHGHLSTLHIWPARRPLAACRAALLTALLPAPESEQQRRQLLQRIAGRVKDPTRQRQRQGARRLEHQEETEGGVLHWGRETDEALEPFRQEIRAALGGRAPRVLDPFAGGGAIPLEAMRLGCEVTAIDLNPVAWFLLKCTLEYPWHLAGERRRLPDFVLGWRPFMEAYLKAQGLKGTRLEAALRQLGVNGAGEGAEAEESPRQHELTGLQVAVSLEAEAAWHVRAWGEWVLQRARAVLAGYYPTVDDRPTVAYLWARTMRCKNCRATVPLLKTRWLARTGKKRVALKMEPNAERTGVVFEIWEDVPLPTGTAQERRAFERRVGGGTMSRTGVTCPCCGTVIKMEDIRFEGMAGRLGTVLTAVIVEGKQGKEYRLPTEEERRAAEEAADALPALFAAIPFGLPEEPLPRGGPGASRAFSVDGYGFSRWHQLFTPRQLLALGTFVRETRAAREELRALGYPPHWVEAISAYLALAIDKLADYGAALCTWHVSGEKMSHVFVRFSLPISWDYAELNPISNSTGNYRACLTWVSDVLEHLLRAATGSPQPRVLCQSALTVSVEPVDLILTDPPYYDAIPYSDLMDFFYVWLRRSLHGLSPEIDAVFAAPLAPKWDHERNDGELIDDASRFGGDRQHSRAAYEDGMYRAFQACYRALRPDGRLVIVFAHKQPDAWETLVAALIRAGFVVEASWPIQTEMSNRTRALSSAALASSIWLVCRRRPESTRPGWDKTVLAEMRQNITERLRHFWDVGIRGPDFIWSATGAALEIYSRYPVVKKADQPGQLMNISEFLRHVRRIVVDFMVGRVLSQSGDSISELDDLTAYYLLHRYSFGFEPVPSGVCILYAMSCGLSDRDLVQRYDLLSRGTPASASNGSTPDEDDEEEDEGAEEVNGRSGESSGSNLRLKSWQQRRQPHLGQSVNGKDDEPPPLIDQVHHLMHLWKAGDVRPVNDYLDHQMLDHKPLFRALLQALIELAAESSDERSLLESISNYLDQRKGLPNQSLPFSQVQARPSVPSRSRPE